One genomic window of Trichlorobacter lovleyi includes the following:
- a CDS encoding response regulator — protein MAPTTDEELRQLCLLYVEDEDIARLSIGSFLRRQVGELLLASQGEEGFRLYQEKRPAVVITDLEMPVMNGMEMIRRIRALDHDIPIIITTAYDDDAHYCPEADMTILKPISFMELLQAVKDCLTAREKG, from the coding sequence ATGGCACCTACGACTGATGAAGAATTGAGACAACTCTGTTTGCTCTATGTGGAGGATGAGGATATTGCCCGTTTGTCCATCGGCAGTTTTCTGCGTCGTCAGGTGGGAGAACTGCTGCTGGCGTCGCAAGGTGAAGAAGGGTTTCGGCTGTATCAGGAAAAACGTCCGGCCGTGGTGATTACCGATCTTGAGATGCCGGTCATGAACGGCATGGAGATGATCCGCAGGATACGGGCCCTGGATCACGATATCCCGATCATCATTACCACTGCCTATGATGACGATGCCCATTACTGCCCGGAAGCGGATATGACCATCCTGAAGCCGATCAGTTTCATGGAGCTGTTGCAGGCGGTCAAAGATTGCCTGACGGCCAGGGAGAAAGGGTGA